One segment of Spiroplasma kunkelii CR2-3x DNA contains the following:
- the groL gene encoding chaperonin GroEL (60 kDa chaperone family; promotes refolding of misfolded polypeptides especially under stressful conditions; forms two stacked rings of heptamers to form a barrel-shaped 14mer; ends can be capped by GroES; misfolded proteins enter the barrel where they are refolded when GroES binds) — protein MSKSIKFAEEARMKLLNGINKLTDTVKVTLGPKGKYVLLEKTYGSPLITNDGVTISKEIELRNYFENMGAKLVAEVANKTNDVAGDGTTTAIVLTQAIVKEGLKNITAGANAVAIRNGIEKTVKAIVALLKESAKEIKSKEEIAQVASVSSKDPEIGALIAEIMTKVGNDGVITIEESKTINTETSVTKGLQFDKGYLSQYMVTDSEKMLTEFENPYILITDKKISNMKEILPILEKIVEEGRPLLIIADDVDGDVLPTLLLNKMRGAFNICVVKAPEFGNNRKDLLEDIAMLVKGKFINSDLKMDFKTLTLDDLGTAKKVIVSKDTTTIIEGKATRAEIEDRKEFIRNQIKNEKSTFEQDKLKKRLAKLANGVGIIKVGAPTETEMKEKKLRIEDALNSTKAAVEEGIVAGGGTALVQVGKKLGNLKLNDEEKLGLNIVLRAIEEPVRQIAANAGVDGSIIVNKLKEQNDNFGYNAATNTWENMIEAGIVDPVKVTRYALQHAGSVSALLLTTEAVVVNNDEDKQPKAPSYPDLEI, from the coding sequence ATGTCAAAATCAATTAAATTTGCTGAAGAAGCAAGAATGAAATTACTTAATGGAATTAATAAATTAACTGATACAGTAAAAGTGACTTTAGGACCAAAAGGAAAATATGTTTTATTAGAAAAAACTTATGGTTCACCATTAATTACGAATGATGGTGTTACAATTTCAAAGGAAATTGAATTAAGAAATTATTTTGAAAATATGGGAGCTAAGTTAGTTGCTGAAGTTGCTAATAAAACAAATGATGTTGCTGGTGATGGAACAACAACGGCAATTGTTTTAACTCAAGCAATTGTTAAAGAAGGATTAAAAAATATTACTGCTGGTGCAAATGCTGTAGCTATTCGTAATGGAATTGAAAAAACAGTTAAAGCAATTGTGGCTTTATTAAAAGAATCAGCAAAAGAAATTAAGTCAAAAGAAGAAATTGCACAAGTTGCGAGTGTTAGTTCAAAAGATCCTGAAATTGGTGCCTTAATTGCTGAAATTATGACTAAAGTTGGTAATGATGGGGTTATTACGATTGAAGAATCAAAAACAATCAATACTGAAACAAGTGTTACTAAAGGATTACAATTTGATAAGGGATATTTATCACAATACATGGTAACTGATAGTGAAAAAATGTTAACAGAATTTGAAAATCCATATATTTTAATTACTGATAAAAAAATTAGTAATATGAAAGAAATTCTACCAATTTTAGAAAAAATTGTTGAAGAAGGACGTCCATTATTAATTATTGCTGATGATGTTGATGGTGATGTTTTACCGACATTATTACTAAACAAAATGCGTGGTGCTTTCAATATTTGTGTTGTTAAAGCGCCAGAATTTGGGAATAACCGTAAAGATTTATTGGAAGATATTGCTATGCTAGTAAAAGGTAAATTTATTAATAGTGATTTAAAAATGGATTTCAAAACTTTAACTTTAGATGATTTAGGAACGGCAAAAAAAGTAATTGTTTCAAAAGATACGACAACAATTATTGAAGGAAAAGCAACACGTGCAGAAATTGAAGATCGTAAAGAATTTATTCGTAATCAAATTAAAAATGAAAAATCAACATTTGAGCAAGATAAATTGAAAAAAAGATTAGCTAAACTTGCAAATGGTGTTGGAATCATTAAAGTTGGTGCACCAACTGAAACAGAAATGAAAGAAAAAAAATTACGAATTGAAGATGCCTTAAATTCAACTAAAGCTGCTGTTGAAGAAGGTATTGTTGCTGGTGGTGGAACGGCATTAGTACAAGTTGGGAAAAAATTAGGAAATTTAAAATTAAATGATGAAGAAAAATTAGGATTAAATATTGTGTTACGAGCAATTGAAGAACCAGTTCGTCAAATTGCTGCTAACGCTGGCGTTGATGGTTCAATTATTGTTAATAAATTAAAAGAACAAAATGACAATTTTGGTTATAATGCTGCAACAAATACATGAGAAAATATGATTGAGGCAGGAATTGTTGATCCAGTTAAAGTAACACGTTATGCTTTACAACATGCTGGTAGTGTTAGTGCTTTGTTGTTAACAACGGAAGCTGTTGTAGTAAATAATGATGAAGACAAACAACCAAAAGCACCAAGTTATCCTGACTTAGAAATTTAA
- a CDS encoding formate/nitrite transporter family protein, translating to MRDEIKKEEKVDNSDSYSNEDSFVNIYKYALKKGNSPFYKTFLMGLAAGLFIGFGYIAAITAIKGKWDNIPIGLKSLVFGLVFTVAITMIVFLGGEMFTSNSLALIVVFKKQLNIGRFVSNLFIVLSGNFLGCLVMAGLTAWSGFLNHMPGSETDFYNNAVILINGKLEHKWWENFGSAILCNFLVAGSIYAAHTTKTAVAKFFVVNLIIMAFAISGFSHVVANSYLWFLQPFLKIFGTSGGGLADFGKFAYNVQLPTLIGNFLSGGIFLPFLYYFIYKKDVKEKLTL from the coding sequence ATGAGGGACGAAATTAAAAAAGAAGAAAAAGTAGATAATTCCGATAGTTATAGCAATGAGGATAGTTTTGTAAATATTTATAAGTATGCGTTAAAAAAAGGAAATAGTCCATTTTATAAAACATTTTTAATGGGTTTAGCCGCTGGTTTATTTATTGGATTTGGTTATATTGCTGCAATTACGGCAATAAAGGGAAAATGAGATAATATCCCAATTGGTTTAAAAAGTTTAGTATTTGGTCTTGTCTTTACTGTTGCAATTACAATGATTGTTTTTCTTGGAGGAGAAATGTTTACATCAAATTCTTTAGCATTAATTGTTGTTTTTAAAAAACAATTAAATATTGGAAGATTTGTTAGTAATTTATTTATTGTTTTAAGTGGTAATTTCCTAGGTTGTTTAGTGATGGCTGGTTTAACAGCGTGAAGTGGTTTTTTAAATCATATGCCTGGTTCTGAAACTGATTTTTATAATAATGCGGTAATCTTAATTAATGGAAAATTAGAGCACAAATGATGAGAAAACTTTGGGAGTGCCATTTTATGTAACTTTTTAGTTGCTGGTTCGATTTATGCTGCACATACAACTAAAACAGCCGTTGCTAAATTCTTTGTTGTAAATTTAATTATTATGGCTTTTGCAATTTCTGGATTTTCGCATGTAGTTGCTAATTCATATTTATGATTTTTACAACCATTTTTAAAAATTTTTGGAACAAGTGGTGGTGGTTTAGCAGATTTTGGAAAATTTGCTTACAATGTTCAATTACCAACTTTAATTGGAAATTTCTTAAGTGGAGGGATTTTCTTACCATTTTTATATTATTTTATTTATAAAAAAGATGTAAAAGAAAAATTAACACTTTAA
- the xseA gene encoding exodeoxyribonuclease VII large subunit, with translation MSKNIYTVSEINYYLKTIIEQEPNLINISLQGEISNITNHSSGHVYFTIKDEKAQIRAIMFAFNAKNLQFKLKEGLKIIATGSIKLYEPKGTYSLQVVTLSLQGVGTLFLKYETLKQELIKKGWFDQSLKKPIPRFPNNIGVITAPTGAAIRDIITTIHRRFSQANIYLFPSLVQGSDAKHDIRAKIKAAQAFTPQLDTLIVGRGGGSIEDLWAFNELEVVEAIYQATIPIISAVGHEIDFTLADFVSDLQAPTPTAAAELATPDQKELVNYLQQQSRHLINFIKGKVDKMQNKLSELKNSYVLTKPQALYTQSEQSYQLLLKQFNVLQEKFFIANKNMIQNYYKKLVRTIQQQILTIEHNKNNLISKLDLLSPLKTLTRGYSITYNENKNVILATNDVQNNDIITTRVQDGIIQSIVQAINKDGEKNDK, from the coding sequence ATGAGTAAAAATATTTATACAGTTAGTGAGATTAATTATTATTTAAAAACAATAATTGAACAAGAACCAAATTTAATTAATATTTCTCTACAAGGAGAAATTTCTAATATTACAAATCACTCTTCAGGACATGTTTATTTTACAATCAAAGATGAAAAAGCCCAAATTCGGGCAATTATGTTTGCGTTTAATGCAAAAAACTTACAATTTAAATTAAAAGAAGGTTTAAAAATTATTGCAACAGGTTCTATTAAACTATATGAGCCGAAAGGAACATATAGTTTACAAGTAGTTACTTTATCTTTACAAGGTGTTGGTACTTTGTTTTTAAAATATGAAACCTTAAAACAAGAATTAATTAAAAAAGGTTGGTTTGATCAATCTTTAAAAAAACCAATTCCACGTTTTCCAAATAATATTGGTGTAATAACAGCTCCAACTGGTGCTGCCATTCGTGATATTATTACTACAATTCATCGTCGTTTTTCCCAAGCAAACATTTATTTATTTCCAAGTTTAGTGCAAGGAAGTGACGCAAAACATGATATTAGAGCAAAAATTAAGGCAGCACAGGCATTTACTCCGCAGCTTGATACATTAATTGTTGGTCGTGGTGGGGGCAGCATTGAAGATTTATGAGCTTTTAATGAACTTGAAGTTGTTGAAGCAATTTATCAAGCAACTATCCCAATTATTTCAGCTGTTGGTCATGAAATTGATTTTACTTTAGCTGATTTTGTTAGTGATTTACAAGCACCGACACCAACGGCGGCGGCTGAATTAGCAACACCTGATCAGAAAGAATTAGTTAATTATTTGCAACAACAAAGCCGTCATTTAATTAATTTTATTAAAGGCAAAGTTGATAAGATGCAAAATAAACTAAGCGAATTAAAAAATAGTTATGTTTTAACAAAACCCCAAGCATTATATACACAATCTGAACAGTCTTATCAATTATTATTAAAGCAGTTTAATGTTTTACAAGAAAAATTCTTTATAGCAAATAAAAATATGATTCAAAATTATTATAAAAAATTAGTAAGAACAATTCAACAACAAATTTTAACAATTGAACATAATAAAAATAATTTAATAAGTAAATTAGACTTATTAAGTCCTTTAAAAACATTAACTCGTGGTTATAGTATTACTTACAATGAAAATAAAAATGTGATATTAGCAACCAATGATGTTCAGAATAATGATATAATAACGACACGTGTGCAAGATGGAATTATTCAATCAATTGTACAAGCAATTAATAAGGATGGTGAAAAAAATGACAAATAA
- the xseB gene encoding exodeoxyribonuclease VII small subunit, whose amino-acid sequence MTNNKSFEQILEQLKQIVNDLENNQLPLDEAIDAFETGIKLTKLAETKLQDIKDKVTKIVKDNNTTDFKVDEE is encoded by the coding sequence ATGACAAATAATAAATCATTTGAACAAATTTTAGAACAATTAAAGCAAATTGTTAATGATTTAGAAAATAATCAATTGCCATTAGATGAAGCAATTGATGCTTTTGAAACGGGCATTAAATTAACAAAATTAGCGGAAACTAAATTACAAGATATTAAAGATAAAGTCACTAAAATTGTTAAGGATAATAACACAACTGATTTTAAAGTTGATGAAGAATAA
- a CDS encoding 1-deoxy-D-xylulose-5-phosphate synthase: MKLQDYQHHTDLKKLKTKALIELAADVRRLIIETVTKNGGHLASNLGAVELTISLLKTFDIDNNDLIIFDTGHQTYAYKILTDRKAHFSTIRLPDGLAAFQHINESKYDHLSNGHAGTGLSTAIAYSYNQKYNNIICVIGDATFTNGLTLEALTYLGTISNKIIVILNDNGMSISKNVNILHKTVSKVRTRWLYRSASKVVKALRYIPPLTLLWLGHLLVEKIIRSFAIPGLFAGFNLDYIGTVDGHNFRKLAKSLRQAKKQNTSVVLHLKTKKGYGYGLTQAEQEKYHSYSLTDNKHNEWSYYVAKTLEKVFQTASEKFYLISAAMQASVHLEEFMLQNPQYCLDVGLAEEHAVTLAAGFALDHQKVIVNMYASFLQRTYDQVLHDVVRNHLPVVFLIDRASLALADGDSHHGIYDIGFLNSMGDLPIISQPATSSEFDQLLKLALINKKDPFFIRYPKVGITRQVLSVAFSVGQWEYVIKNPKARILLITYGNNVIKAKTVITKLETKKINVINARFINPVDREIIKQINMEKYKQIIIFEEVIKETGLYAKIIDLLINHNATISHYGYETGLIKKEMNNLEEILRNLIN, from the coding sequence ATGAAATTACAAGATTATCAGCATCATACTGATTTAAAAAAATTAAAAACAAAAGCTTTAATTGAATTAGCAGCGGATGTTCGTCGTCTTATTATTGAAACAGTTACCAAAAATGGGGGGCATTTAGCTAGTAATTTAGGGGCAGTTGAATTAACAATTAGTTTATTAAAAACTTTTGACATTGACAATAATGATTTGATTATTTTTGATACTGGTCATCAAACTTATGCTTATAAAATTTTAACTGATCGTAAAGCACATTTTTCAACGATTCGCTTACCTGATGGCTTAGCGGCTTTTCAACATATTAACGAAAGTAAATATGATCATCTTTCTAATGGCCATGCGGGAACTGGTTTATCTACAGCAATTGCTTATAGTTATAATCAAAAATATAATAATATTATTTGTGTGATTGGGGATGCAACATTTACTAATGGTTTAACTTTAGAAGCTTTAACTTATTTAGGAACAATTTCCAATAAAATTATTGTTATTTTAAATGATAATGGAATGAGTATTTCTAAAAATGTTAATATTTTACATAAAACAGTTAGTAAAGTTCGAACTAGATGACTATATCGTAGTGCTAGTAAAGTTGTAAAAGCTTTACGTTATATTCCCCCATTAACATTATTATGATTAGGCCACCTATTAGTTGAAAAAATTATTCGTAGTTTTGCAATTCCAGGATTATTTGCTGGTTTTAATTTAGATTATATTGGGACAGTGGATGGCCATAATTTTCGTAAATTAGCAAAAAGTCTTCGTCAAGCAAAAAAACAAAATACAAGTGTTGTTCTGCACCTTAAAACAAAAAAAGGTTATGGTTATGGGTTAACCCAAGCAGAACAAGAAAAATATCATTCTTATAGTTTAACTGATAATAAACATAATGAATGAAGTTATTATGTTGCAAAAACGTTGGAAAAAGTATTTCAAACAGCATCAGAAAAATTTTATTTGATTTCTGCCGCAATGCAAGCTTCAGTTCATTTAGAAGAATTTATGCTTCAAAATCCGCAATATTGTTTGGATGTTGGTTTAGCAGAGGAACACGCTGTGACCTTAGCTGCTGGTTTTGCTTTAGATCATCAAAAAGTAATTGTGAATATGTATGCTAGTTTTTTACAACGAACTTATGATCAAGTTTTACATGATGTTGTTCGTAATCATTTGCCAGTTGTTTTTTTAATTGATCGAGCTAGTTTAGCACTTGCAGATGGGGATAGTCACCATGGAATTTATGATATTGGGTTTTTAAATAGTATGGGTGATTTACCAATTATTAGTCAACCAGCAACTAGTAGTGAGTTTGATCAGTTATTAAAGTTAGCTTTAATTAATAAAAAAGATCCTTTTTTTATTCGTTATCCAAAAGTGGGAATTACGCGGCAAGTTTTGTCAGTAGCATTCTCAGTTGGACAGTGAGAATATGTTATTAAAAATCCTAAAGCGCGAATTTTATTAATAACATATGGGAATAATGTAATTAAAGCAAAAACAGTTATCACAAAATTAGAAACAAAAAAAATTAATGTTATTAATGCTCGCTTTATTAATCCAGTTGATAGAGAAATTATAAAACAAATTAACATGGAAAAATATAAACAAATTATTATTTTTGAAGAAGTTATCAAAGAAACTGGTTTATATGCAAAGATTATTGATTTATTAATTAATCATAATGCAACAATTTCACATTATGGTTATGAAACTGGTTTAATTAAAAAAGAGATGAATAATCTTGAAGAAATTTTAAGAAACTTAATTAATTAA
- a CDS encoding aminopeptidase P family protein has product MEYVKVKLDKKAKLKQYLEKYQVDGILFHSTVNRFWLSEFASSEGYLLFTKTESILYLDGRYITAGKKETKNVTNVIEIKTNHPGGFFGILQSDLVKNKVKTLAFESDYLTYLTYQNLTTNLSSVTLKPVDFSELRAIKTNSEIKALKQACAIGDIAINNVINKIKVGMTERQVEQIIINSFVEAGADKPSFDTIVASGWRGALPHGRATDKKIANNELITIDFGCIYNGYCSDTTRTIGLVTPSSKMLEIYDVVYEAQSLGIHAIKPGVTTVMIDKICRDYIISKGYGEYFTHSTGHGIGIEIHEFPRVSPFCDVLLEPGMVITVEPGIYIPDLGGVRIEDDILVTENGFHLLTEAKRELILI; this is encoded by the coding sequence ATGGAATATGTTAAAGTAAAATTAGATAAAAAAGCAAAATTAAAGCAATATTTAGAAAAATATCAAGTTGATGGGATTTTATTTCATTCAACTGTTAACCGTTTTTGATTATCTGAATTTGCTTCTTCCGAAGGTTATTTGTTATTCACAAAAACTGAATCAATCTTGTATTTAGATGGACGATATATTACTGCTGGTAAGAAGGAAACAAAAAATGTTACAAATGTTATTGAAATTAAAACCAATCATCCTGGTGGATTTTTTGGAATATTGCAAAGTGATTTGGTTAAAAATAAGGTCAAAACTTTAGCTTTTGAAAGTGATTACTTAACATATTTGACTTATCAAAATTTAACAACAAATTTATCATCCGTTACTTTAAAACCAGTTGATTTCTCAGAATTACGAGCAATTAAAACAAATTCTGAAATTAAAGCTTTAAAGCAAGCATGTGCAATTGGTGATATTGCAATTAATAATGTTATTAACAAAATTAAAGTTGGAATGACAGAACGCCAAGTTGAACAAATTATTATTAATAGTTTTGTTGAAGCTGGTGCTGATAAACCTAGTTTTGATACAATTGTTGCTTCTGGATGACGAGGAGCATTGCCACATGGACGTGCAACTGATAAAAAAATTGCGAATAATGAATTAATTACAATTGATTTTGGTTGTATTTATAATGGTTATTGTTCTGATACAACACGAACAATTGGGTTGGTAACACCATCATCTAAAATGTTAGAAATTTATGATGTTGTTTATGAAGCACAAAGTTTAGGAATTCATGCAATTAAACCGGGCGTTACAACAGTAATGATTGATAAAATTTGTCGTGATTATATCATAAGTAAAGGTTATGGCGAATATTTTACACATTCAACAGGACATGGGATTGGGATTGAAATCCATGAATTTCCTCGCGTATCACCATTTTGCGATGTCTTATTAGAACCAGGAATGGTTATTACTGTTGAGCCAGGAATTTATATTCCTGATTTAGGTGGTGTTCGTATTGAAGATGATATTTTAGTCACCGAAAATGGATTTCATCTTTTAACAGAAGCAAAACGTGAATTAATTTTAATTTAA
- a CDS encoding aldo-keto reductase family protein has protein sequence MNIKKLLSLIGATAITTSGAAPLMAMSPNQSEYKLKLENEALKTENEKLKLEKIFSISKLEKIIKNLKKTGKDLFLEFCDVFPIFIGLKTPDFDKREYEEFHRNIIERFKTVRKIEREEKLKNENIFNEQGITIEDFIKQKKASFLV, from the coding sequence ATGAATATAAAAAAATTATTAAGTTTAATCGGCGCAACAGCAATAACAACAAGTGGAGCAGCCCCATTAATGGCAATGAGTCCAAATCAATCTGAATATAAATTAAAATTAGAAAATGAAGCACTTAAAACAGAAAATGAAAAATTAAAATTAGAAAAAATATTTTCAATAAGTAAATTAGAAAAAATAATTAAAAATTTAAAAAAAACAGGAAAAGATTTATTTTTAGAGTTTTGTGATGTTTTTCCAATTTTTATTGGACTTAAAACACCAGATTTTGACAAAAGAGAATATGAAGAATTTCATAGAAATATAATTGAAAGATTTAAAACCGTTAGAAAAATTGAAAGAGAAGAAAAATTAAAAAATGAAAATATTTTTAATGAACAAGGAATTACAATTGAAGATTTTATAAAACAAAAAAAAGCATCATTTCTTGTTTAA
- a CDS encoding PBSX family phage terminase large subunit, with protein sequence MKEFNPKTASLATFYRKIEQFWENKSSDKPYTLNDLTNEFNLSRKWRYDTYASEKIVPLLERQVDKIESELIKAMVKTPDGVKTYWQRAFNYKYSLQEKQLEQELNLNNQQPIIVNLQTDIRDIKKESDNECDQFQQKDLSDLEFAIRGYQNKITINTCNPESLKRYIVGYCNELLPFNEEIMRSKYEQIKYIEKWNMKIIIHYSSWRLNYELPQDKVNEQLRLEQLDIERARVWSWGLPGNTSGSIFARYIYIMQATDIIQPTKLLGGVDLANSTSPKGHTTAASFWLYNLFDKKAYKVAEYTHSNATQQFKGPLEQVKDILEFYNNQLNQYFNLIQQGISINVDDSAYAILESLNREKYNYSFGQYMTFKPAQKQKFKVKHRIEAFTMLINTNQLKWLWEKCPVSKNQYELIQWEDKEDSREERMLDLYFVIGNGVANLTKEGHLLLSAQEMRVKDILSNPDYYTFHRLTATAQSSPNMESAPPYLKGQKSRSDLEERIPCPK encoded by the coding sequence ATGAAAGAATTTAATCCAAAAACAGCAAGTTTAGCAACTTTTTATCGTAAAATAGAGCAATTTTGAGAAAATAAATCATCTGATAAACCATATACTTTAAATGATTTAACCAATGAATTCAATCTTTCTCGCAAGTGAAGATATGATACTTATGCGAGCGAAAAGATAGTTCCTTTACTTGAACGACAAGTTGATAAAATTGAAAGTGAATTAATTAAAGCAATGGTTAAAACACCTGATGGAGTAAAAACATATTGACAACGAGCATTTAATTATAAATATTCACTACAAGAAAAACAATTAGAACAAGAATTAAACTTAAATAATCAACAGCCAATAATAGTTAATTTACAAACTGATATTAGAGATATTAAAAAAGAGAGTGATAATGAATGTGACCAATTTCAACAAAAAGATTTAAGTGATTTAGAATTTGCTATTCGTGGTTATCAAAATAAAATAACAATTAATACTTGTAATCCTGAAAGTTTAAAAAGATATATTGTTGGTTATTGTAATGAATTATTACCTTTTAATGAAGAAATAATGCGTAGTAAATATGAACAAATTAAATACATCGAAAAATGAAATATGAAGATTATTATTCATTATTCTAGTTGAAGACTTAATTATGAATTACCACAAGATAAAGTTAATGAACAATTAAGATTAGAACAATTAGATATTGAAAGAGCAAGAGTATGAAGTTGAGGTTTACCAGGTAATACTAGTGGTTCAATTTTTGCAAGATATATTTATATTATGCAAGCAACAGATATTATTCAACCAACAAAATTATTGGGTGGAGTTGACTTAGCAAACTCTACTAGTCCAAAAGGACATACAACAGCAGCTAGTTTTTGACTATATAATTTATTTGATAAAAAAGCATATAAAGTCGCAGAATATACTCATTCAAATGCTACACAACAATTTAAAGGACCATTAGAACAAGTAAAAGATATTTTAGAGTTTTATAATAATCAATTAAATCAATATTTTAATTTAATACAACAAGGTATATCAATTAATGTTGATGATAGTGCTTATGCAATATTAGAAAGTTTAAATCGAGAAAAATATAATTATAGTTTTGGTCAATATATGACATTTAAACCAGCACAAAAACAAAAATTTAAAGTAAAGCATCGTATTGAAGCATTTACAATGTTAATAAATACTAATCAATTAAAATGATTATGAGAAAAATGTCCTGTAAGTAAAAATCAATATGAATTAATTCAATGAGAAGATAAAGAAGATTCAAGGGAAGAAAGAATGCTAGACTTATATTTTGTTATTGGAAATGGAGTAGCAAACTTAACAAAAGAAGGACATTTATTATTATCAGCACAAGAAATGAGAGTAAAAGATATTTTATCAAATCCTGATTATTATACTTTTCATCGCTTAACAGCAACAGCACAATCAAGTCCTAATATGGAAAGTGCACCACCTTACTTAAAAGGGCAAAAGTCGCGGAGCGACTTAGAGGAGCGAATTCCCTGTCCCAAATAG
- the mnmA gene encoding tRNA 2-thiouridine(34) synthase MnmA has translation MKKVVVGLSGGVDSSVSLYLLQQAGYDVEGLFMRNWDSQLNNDILGNKTINNVICPQELDYNDAVNVSKTLQVPLHRVDFIKEYWEYVFKHFINEYKKGRTPNPDILCNKYIKFDYFLNYAINNYHADFIAMGHYAQIRFNEKLQEYQLLRGIDRDKDQTYFLSQLNQGQLSKTFFPLGNLTKKEVREIASAQNLSTANKKDSTGICFIGERDFKNFLQNYIPNQNGNIVDIERKEVVGHHNGVIYYTIGQRRGLNLGGMNEPYFVAGKNVENNILYVAKSSEEKWLYSTSCIITDVNWIHTLHEKEFNCTAKFRYRQKDIPVKVTVLSDNKCLVQFATKVKEITPGQAAVFYDDEVCLGGGVINDVYLDNQKLWYL, from the coding sequence ATGAAAAAAGTTGTTGTCGGATTATCTGGAGGAGTTGATTCTTCAGTTAGTTTATATTTATTACAACAAGCAGGCTATGATGTAGAAGGTCTTTTTATGCGTAATTGAGATAGTCAATTAAATAATGATATTTTAGGAAATAAAACAATTAATAATGTAATTTGTCCACAAGAACTTGATTATAATGATGCTGTTAATGTTAGCAAAACATTACAAGTACCATTGCACCGTGTTGATTTTATTAAAGAATATTGAGAATATGTGTTTAAACATTTTATTAATGAATATAAAAAAGGGCGAACTCCTAATCCAGATATTTTATGTAATAAGTATATTAAATTTGACTATTTTTTAAACTATGCAATTAATAACTATCATGCTGATTTTATTGCTATGGGACATTATGCTCAAATACGATTTAATGAAAAATTACAAGAATATCAATTATTACGGGGAATTGACCGGGATAAAGATCAAACTTATTTTTTAAGTCAATTGAACCAAGGACAATTATCAAAAACATTTTTTCCATTAGGAAATTTAACAAAAAAAGAAGTTAGAGAAATTGCAAGTGCACAAAATTTAAGCACAGCTAATAAAAAAGATTCAACAGGAATTTGTTTTATTGGAGAACGTGATTTTAAAAACTTTTTACAAAATTATATTCCAAATCAAAATGGTAATATTGTTGATATTGAAAGAAAAGAAGTTGTTGGTCATCATAATGGGGTGATATATTATACAATTGGTCAACGTCGTGGTTTAAATTTAGGTGGGATGAATGAACCATATTTTGTGGCTGGTAAAAATGTAGAAAACAATATTTTATATGTTGCAAAAAGTAGTGAAGAAAAATGACTATATTCAACGAGTTGTATTATTACTGATGTTAATTGAATTCATACTTTACATGAAAAAGAATTTAATTGTACAGCTAAATTTCGTTATCGTCAAAAAGATATTCCTGTTAAAGTAACAGTTTTAAGTGATAATAAATGTCTTGTGCAATTTGCAACAAAAGTAAAAGAGATTACGCCAGGACAAGCTGCTGTTTTTTATGATGATGAAGTTTGCCTTGGGGGCGGAGTTATTAATGATGTTTATTTAGATAATCAAAAATTATGATATTTATAA